A region of Gemmatimonadales bacterium DNA encodes the following proteins:
- a CDS encoding PAS domain S-box protein produces the protein MAEADLNPSDIASGERLFLSPGASWPLESGGFGELIDQIDDYAIFLTDAEGHALTWNRGVARQLGFGEAEFLGLDVALLFPPEARARGEHVRELEEAAATGRAGDDRWMLRKNGARFWASGATIAVHAHDGTLVGFAKLLRDLTERRHGEEDLRAAEKRLQAALLAARTGTWWWDIQTNAQHLDEGLRHLLGLRPGEEVHTLDEFLAHVHPNDRATLMAAFRRTANEGRDLDVEFRVVLPDGDIRWLRDQGQAVRDATGRPQSLTGACTDVTERRHADEALRQAQRLEAVGRLAGGIAHEVRNMMTAVLGFSELLMADFPAGDGRRNDLEQIRRAAGRAAAITGQLLAFSRRDLHQPEQLDLGELVDTLQPMLRRLVGANVELGIRQADDLRPVRADPGQIEQVIVNLALNARDAMPRGGRLELELDEVRLGVDYAQRHPEAAIPPGYYVRLAVSDTGTGMDAETRERAFDPFFTTKPVGQGTGLGLASVYGIVKQSGGFVWLYSEPDAGTTVKLYLPVAMSESAGEGAASEPGPLLRGTETILVVEDEDVVRDTAVRILRHAGYTCLEARNGRQALEQLASCNGAVDLVLTDLVMPDVDGRALAEALAGLRPGVPILFTSGYTGDEVQRRGLLPPDASFVSKPFDAAGLTRQVRALLERGH, from the coding sequence ATGGCCGAAGCCGATCTGAATCCAAGCGATATCGCGTCCGGCGAGCGGCTCTTTCTCTCGCCGGGAGCATCGTGGCCGCTCGAGAGCGGGGGCTTCGGCGAGTTGATCGATCAGATTGACGACTACGCCATCTTCCTGACCGACGCCGAGGGCCACGCGCTCACCTGGAACCGGGGTGTGGCCCGCCAGCTCGGGTTTGGCGAAGCGGAGTTTCTCGGGCTCGACGTCGCCCTGCTTTTTCCGCCTGAGGCCCGAGCGCGCGGCGAGCACGTCCGCGAGCTCGAGGAAGCCGCCGCCACCGGCCGTGCGGGCGACGACCGCTGGATGCTGCGGAAGAACGGCGCCCGATTCTGGGCCTCCGGTGCTACAATCGCGGTGCACGCGCACGACGGCACCCTGGTCGGGTTTGCCAAGCTGCTGCGCGACCTCACCGAGCGCCGGCATGGGGAGGAGGACTTACGCGCGGCGGAGAAGCGGCTCCAGGCCGCCCTCCTCGCCGCGCGGACCGGCACCTGGTGGTGGGACATCCAGACCAACGCGCAGCACCTCGATGAAGGGCTGCGCCACCTCCTCGGCCTCCGGCCCGGCGAGGAAGTCCACACGCTCGACGAGTTCCTGGCGCACGTGCACCCGAACGACCGCGCCACGCTCATGGCCGCGTTCCGGCGCACCGCGAACGAGGGCCGCGATCTCGACGTGGAGTTTCGTGTCGTGCTGCCGGACGGCGACATCCGCTGGCTGCGCGACCAGGGGCAGGCGGTGCGCGATGCCACCGGCCGGCCACAGTCACTCACCGGCGCGTGTACCGACGTGACCGAGCGGCGCCACGCCGACGAGGCGCTGCGTCAGGCCCAGCGGCTCGAGGCGGTGGGGCGCCTCGCCGGCGGCATCGCGCACGAGGTCCGTAACATGATGACCGCGGTGCTCGGCTTCAGCGAATTGCTCATGGCCGACTTCCCGGCGGGTGACGGCCGGCGCAACGACCTGGAGCAGATCCGCCGCGCCGCCGGCCGGGCCGCCGCCATTACGGGGCAATTGCTCGCGTTCAGCCGCCGCGATCTGCACCAGCCGGAGCAGCTCGACTTGGGTGAGCTGGTGGACACCCTCCAGCCGATGCTCCGGCGCCTGGTCGGTGCAAACGTCGAGCTCGGCATCCGCCAGGCGGACGACCTCCGGCCGGTGCGCGCCGATCCGGGTCAGATCGAACAGGTGATCGTCAATCTGGCACTCAATGCCCGGGATGCCATGCCCCGCGGTGGCCGGCTCGAGCTCGAGCTGGACGAGGTGCGGCTCGGCGTCGACTACGCGCAGCGCCATCCCGAGGCCGCCATTCCCCCCGGTTACTACGTCCGGCTCGCCGTGAGCGATACCGGCACCGGCATGGACGCCGAAACCCGCGAACGCGCGTTCGATCCCTTCTTCACCACCAAGCCGGTGGGCCAGGGCACCGGGCTCGGGCTCGCATCGGTGTACGGCATCGTGAAGCAGAGCGGCGGGTTCGTCTGGCTGTACAGCGAGCCCGACGCGGGCACCACGGTCAAGCTGTATCTGCCGGTCGCCATGTCGGAATCCGCCGGCGAGGGTGCCGCGTCCGAGCCGGGTCCGCTCCTCCGCGGCACCGAGACGATCCTCGTGGTGGAGGACGAGGACGTGGTCCGCGACACCGCGGTGCGCATTCTCCGGCACGCGGGCTATACCTGTCTCGAGGCGCGCAACGGGCGCCAGGCGCTCGAGCAGCTCGCCTCCTGCAACGGCGCGGTCGATCTCGTGCTCACCGATCTCGTCATGCCCGACGTCGACGGCCGCGCGCTCGCCGAGGCGCTCGCCGGCCTGCGCCCCGGCGTTCCCATCCTCTTCACCTCGGGCTACACCGGCGACGAAGTGCAGCGCCGCGGCCTGCTGCCTCCGGACGCGAGTTTCGTGAGCAAGCCATTCGATGCCGCCGGGCTCACCCGGCAGGTGCGGGCGTTGCTCGAGCGGGGGCATTAG
- the cysW gene encoding sulfate ABC transporter permease subunit CysW, which translates to MARPLAPVPGAGAGTAEPRSVRALLIAAALGFLGVFLVLPLLLVLSQAFGKGWSAYAAALLEPEARSAIGLTLLAAAVAVPLNLVFGIAAAWAVAKFTFPGRSLLVTLIDLPMAVSPVIAGMIYVLVFGVRGWFGPWLEAHGVQIIFAVPGIVLVTTFVTVPFVARELIPLMQEQGTEDEEAAVVLGAGAWQTFRRVTLPNIRWGLLYGVLLCNARAMGEFGAVSVVSGHIRGLTDTMPLHVEILYNEYDYVGAFAVSSLLALLALVTLAARSWLEWRLARRANAPARATPAPAG; encoded by the coding sequence ATGGCGCGGCCGCTCGCTCCCGTCCCCGGTGCCGGCGCCGGGACGGCCGAGCCGCGGTCGGTGCGCGCGCTGCTCATCGCGGCGGCGCTAGGCTTTCTCGGCGTCTTTCTGGTGCTGCCGCTGCTGCTCGTGCTGAGCCAGGCATTCGGGAAAGGATGGAGCGCGTACGCCGCCGCGTTGCTCGAGCCGGAGGCGCGCTCCGCCATCGGACTCACGCTGCTCGCGGCCGCCGTTGCGGTGCCGCTCAACCTGGTCTTCGGGATCGCGGCGGCGTGGGCGGTTGCGAAATTCACCTTTCCCGGCCGCAGCCTGTTGGTGACGCTCATCGATCTCCCCATGGCGGTCTCGCCGGTGATCGCGGGAATGATTTACGTGCTCGTCTTCGGGGTGCGCGGCTGGTTCGGTCCGTGGCTCGAGGCGCACGGCGTGCAGATCATCTTTGCCGTGCCCGGCATCGTGCTGGTTACGACCTTCGTCACGGTGCCGTTCGTGGCGCGCGAGCTGATTCCGCTGATGCAGGAGCAGGGGACCGAGGACGAAGAGGCGGCGGTGGTGCTCGGCGCCGGCGCGTGGCAGACCTTCCGGCGGGTCACGCTCCCCAACATCAGGTGGGGCCTGCTGTACGGGGTGCTCCTCTGCAATGCCCGCGCAATGGGCGAGTTTGGCGCGGTGTCGGTCGTGTCGGGACACATCCGCGGGCTCACCGACACGATGCCGCTGCACGTCGAGATCCTCTACAACGAGTACGATTACGTAGGTGCGTTTGCCGTGTCGTCACTTCTGGCGTTGCTCGCGCTCGTGACGCTCGCGGCCAGGAGCTGGCTCGAATGGCGTCTCGCGCGGCGGGCTAATGCCCCCGCTCGAGCAACGCCCGCACCTGCCGGGTGA
- the cysT gene encoding sulfate ABC transporter permease subunit CysT, which yields MTPRRRVLPGFGLALGYTLTYLGLIVLIPLATLFASSAGLGWLRFWATITDPRVLAAYRLSFGASLVAAALNTVFGLVVAWVLTRYRFPGRRAVDALVDLPFALPTAVAGIALATLFSVRGWLGALFAEAGIRVAFTPLGVVVALTFVGLPFVVRTVQPVLHDLEREVEEAATSLGASRVQTIRRVLLPAVAPSLLTGFSLAFARAVGEYGSVVFIAGNMPLRTEIAPLVIMSKLEQFDYAGATAVAAVMLVASFLLLLAINLAQWLGRRRLAA from the coding sequence ATGACGCCGCGGCGGCGGGTGTTGCCCGGCTTCGGGCTCGCGCTGGGTTACACCCTCACCTATCTCGGCCTCATCGTCCTGATCCCGCTCGCCACGCTATTCGCCAGCTCGGCCGGCCTGGGCTGGCTGCGATTCTGGGCAACCATAACCGACCCACGGGTGCTCGCCGCGTACCGGTTGAGCTTTGGTGCGTCGCTCGTGGCGGCGGCGCTCAACACGGTGTTCGGGCTGGTGGTCGCGTGGGTGCTCACGCGTTACCGATTTCCGGGGCGGCGCGCCGTCGACGCGCTGGTGGACCTGCCGTTCGCGCTGCCCACGGCAGTCGCGGGGATCGCGCTCGCCACGCTCTTCTCCGTGCGCGGCTGGCTCGGTGCGCTCTTCGCGGAGGCCGGCATCCGGGTGGCGTTCACGCCGCTCGGCGTCGTGGTGGCGCTCACCTTCGTGGGACTGCCCTTCGTGGTGCGCACGGTGCAGCCCGTGCTGCACGATCTCGAGCGCGAGGTCGAGGAGGCGGCGACGAGCCTGGGCGCGAGCCGGGTTCAAACAATCCGACGGGTTCTCCTTCCGGCCGTGGCACCCTCGCTCCTGACCGGATTTTCGCTGGCGTTCGCGCGGGCCGTGGGCGAATACGGCTCGGTGGTGTTCATCGCCGGCAACATGCCGCTTCGCACCGAGATCGCACCGCTCGTCATCATGAGCAAGCTGGAGCAGTTCGACTACGCGGGTGCCACGGCCGTCGCTGCCGTGATGCTCGTCGCGTCGTTCCTGCTGCTCCTCGCGATCAACCTGGCGCAGTGGCTCGGGCGCCGGCGGCTCGCCGCGTGA